One segment of Desulfonauticus submarinus DNA contains the following:
- the ade gene encoding adenine deaminase, which yields MNNYVKMLEVARGEAPADLVLKNVQLINVLSGEIYSEDIAIYKDMIVGVGKDYKGKEELDYKGKYACPGFIEGHIHIESSFLSPWEFAKIVGKWGTCCVVCDPHEIANVLGIEGIEIFIKATDKLPVDFYFMASSCVPASHLETSGAILDVKDIKYLFKKYPQKVLGLAEMMNFPGTYLGNKEVLDKLKQAENKIIDGHAPLLGGKNLNAYILAGPKSDHECLKQEEALEKLRKGMTIFIREGSTEKNLKDLIPIVNFKNGENFCLVTDDKHADELFQYGHINYNVKKAIDNGLNPILAIKMATINPARYFGLKKYGAIAPGYYANIVILDNLKEFNIVDVYLKGKKYSSLDFIKYKYNSSTNILNCPKLNLDDFKIIPQGDQLKVIKIIPHQIITEQIIVKPKIENNNVVSNINEDIIKLAVIERHKNTGNIGLGFVKGLKLKKGAIASTIAHDSHNLVVAGCNDKDMLFAANYLRDQGGGIVFVEGQKVISFLSLPFAGLMSLENIENVVNKLLEIDDTLQKVSSLGSKIFMHLSFLALPVIPKLKLTDKGLVDVEKFEVVSLFV from the coding sequence ATGAATAATTACGTCAAGATGTTAGAAGTGGCAAGAGGAGAAGCACCCGCTGATTTAGTTTTAAAAAATGTTCAATTAATTAATGTACTTAGTGGAGAAATTTATTCAGAAGATATAGCAATTTATAAAGATATGATTGTTGGTGTGGGAAAGGATTATAAGGGAAAAGAGGAATTAGACTACAAAGGAAAATACGCTTGCCCTGGGTTTATTGAAGGTCATATTCATATAGAATCTAGTTTTTTAAGTCCTTGGGAATTTGCAAAGATAGTGGGAAAATGGGGAACTTGTTGTGTAGTGTGTGATCCTCATGAAATAGCAAATGTTTTAGGAATTGAGGGAATAGAAATTTTTATTAAGGCAACAGATAAATTACCTGTTGATTTTTATTTCATGGCTTCTTCATGTGTGCCAGCAAGTCATTTAGAAACTTCTGGAGCAATTTTAGATGTAAAAGATATAAAATATTTATTTAAAAAATATCCTCAAAAAGTTTTAGGTCTTGCTGAGATGATGAACTTTCCTGGAACCTATTTAGGAAATAAAGAAGTATTAGATAAATTAAAACAAGCTGAAAATAAAATAATAGATGGACATGCCCCTCTTTTAGGAGGCAAAAATTTAAATGCCTATATTCTAGCTGGTCCTAAAAGTGATCATGAATGCCTTAAACAAGAAGAGGCTTTGGAAAAATTACGTAAAGGCATGACTATCTTTATTCGTGAAGGTAGTACAGAAAAAAATTTAAAAGATCTTATTCCCATAGTTAATTTTAAAAATGGAGAAAATTTCTGTTTAGTGACAGATGATAAACATGCTGATGAACTTTTTCAATATGGTCATATTAACTATAATGTAAAGAAAGCCATAGATAATGGATTAAACCCTATTTTAGCCATAAAAATGGCTACAATCAACCCAGCAAGATATTTTGGGTTAAAAAAATATGGAGCAATTGCACCAGGATATTATGCAAATATTGTTATTTTAGATAATTTAAAAGAATTTAATATTGTTGATGTGTATTTAAAAGGCAAAAAATACTCTTCCTTAGATTTTATTAAATATAAATACAATTCTTCAACTAATATTTTAAATTGTCCTAAATTAAATTTAGACGATTTTAAAATAATTCCTCAAGGTGATCAACTTAAGGTTATTAAGATAATTCCTCATCAAATTATTACTGAACAAATAATTGTAAAACCTAAAATAGAAAATAATAATGTAGTTTCTAATATAAACGAAGATATAATTAAATTAGCTGTAATAGAACGACATAAAAACACAGGCAATATAGGTCTTGGTTTTGTAAAAGGTCTGAAGCTAAAGAAAGGAGCTATAGCAAGTACAATAGCACACGATTCTCATAATCTTGTTGTAGCAGGATGTAATGATAAAGATATGTTGTTTGCAGCAAATTATTTAAGAGATCAAGGTGGAGGAATTGTATTTGTAGAAGGTCAAAAAGTGATTTCTTTTTTAAGTTTGCCTTTTGCTGGGCTTATGAGTTTGGAAAATATAGAAAATGTTGTAAATAAATTATTAGAAATTGATGATACACTACAAAAAGTAAGTTCTTTAGGAAGCAAAATTTTTATGCATTTATCATTTTTAGCCCTTCCAGTTATTCCAAAATTAAAATTAACAGATAAGGGTTTGGTAGATGTAGAAAAGTTTGAAGTTGTTTCATTGTTTGTGTAG